One stretch of Lemur catta isolate mLemCat1 chromosome 2, mLemCat1.pri, whole genome shotgun sequence DNA includes these proteins:
- the PALB2 gene encoding partner and localizer of BRCA2 isoform X3, which translates to MDEPPGKPLSCEEKEKLKEKLAFLKREYSKTLARLQRAQRAEKVKNTIKKTVEEQDCLPQQEISPHLNHLEPKNEVSLCGKLQINTHFDEKTGEKTPITLDVEPGSFNPGYSPEGLLIQRTDDIQEHLPHRASGPEDKKRQSKMPGRSKKLQKRTFISQERECVFDTDSLIFSEKTLQGEICSKNPKAPVTEIRTHLSSPPKSELPDCPGPVTEPDGEGVLIPPTAKPESVDALLRRTNFPKETTIPLLTSSDSSNSQYLEHMSPKGNCELITQGLKNISFASSVNLEAQGKKMTVFTDNPIVNKAISASGQLARSHNLEADNSCSINEVTYNNLSANENQNLKEQNHTETSLQSPSNALDGRNECLQENAALGQSKRPSLEAVSPVSTENEIHSCTMLEGLLFPAEYYVRTTRRMSNCQRKVALEAVIQSHLGVRKKESKNKNKKASENLHLSNEKTDQSEIRLSDTYTGQPSLRSPQKFLSLTEVKSATGPTEDNDFSRKAVSQLTGRRHRGKRKSLCISALDHHERLLPISDTLDINSSGEEVILHKYQNKTMIIHGKKKVQGKEGHRQKEDFLSSSDNAYLALDNDAFNVPFHKKKMLSLKQLSSSLNITDFQLPDEDFGPLKLEKLKSCSERLMEHFESSIYEERHLKEENCVTVAEELISKQIDTEIEDLEEELTVLPGKSHPKISDLKSQPTNKGLSSSILLFTPLNTVAPDESDRPTADMCSPAFPILGTTPAFGSQACYEKVSTESVGQTCSTPQLSLLKDTVSLAGDSKQFDSSTSPPKLDTSLHVLGRQRQPACNCDCGPQTTPLPVESFTFKENQLCGNTCQELCKHSIEQNPSGSCSVDVSAMWWERAGLKEPCIITACEYVVSLWKPLDAWQWKNIYTWHFTEVPVLQIVPVPDVCNLVCVALGNLEIREIRALFCCPDDGSEKQVLLKSGNIKAVLGLTKRRLVNSSGTLCDQQVEIMTFAEDGGNKEKQFLMPPEETILTFAEVQGMQEALLGTTVMNNIVIWNLKTGQLLKKMHIDDSYQASVCHKAYSEMGLLFVVLSHPCAKESESLGSPVFQLIVINPKTTLNVGVMLYCLPQGQAGRFLEGDVKDHCAAAVLTSGAIAIWDLLLGHCTALLPPIPDQNWSFVKWSGTDSHLLAGQKDGNIFVYRYS; encoded by the exons aacCTAAAAATGAAGTGTCTCTTTGTGGCAAGTTACAAATCAACACCCATTTTGATgaaaaaactggagaaaagaCACCTATCACACTTGATGTTGAGCCTGGGTCCTTTAATCCTGGATATAGCCCAGAAGGATTACTTATACAAAGAACAGATGACATCCAAGAACATCTTCCCCACAGAGCTAGTGGTCCTGAGGATAAGAAAAGGCAGAGTAAGATGCCAGGGAGGAGCAAGAAGCTGCAGAAGAGAACATTTATTTCACAGGAGAGAGAATGTGTCTTTGACACTGATTCACTCATATTCTCTGAAAAAACACTACAGGGAGAAATCTGTAGCAAAAATCCTAAGGCACCAGTAACTGAAATAAGAACTCACCTTTCAAGTCCTCCCAAGTCTGAACTTCCAGATTGTCCAGGACCAGTTACAGAACCTGATGGAGAGGGTGTATTAATTCCACCAACTGCCAAACCAGAAAGTGTTGATGCACTCCTAAGAAGAACTAATTTCCCCAAGGAGACTACGATTCCTTTGCTTACTTCATCAGATAGCAGTAATAGTCAGTACCTTGAACATATGTCTCCTAAAGGTAACTGTGAACTTATTACTCAGGGCTTAAAAAACATTAGCtttgcttcatctgtaaactTAGAGGCACAAGGCAAAAAAATGACTGTATTTACAGACAACCCAATAGTAAATAAAGCTATAAGTGCAAGTGGCCAACTAGCTAGAAGTCATAATTTAGAGGCAGATAATTCATGTTCTATAAATGAAGTCACTTACAATAACTTATcagcaaatgaaaaccaaaacttaaaagaacaaaatcataCAGAGACATCTTTACAATCTCCCAGTAATGCTCTCGATGGTAGAAATGAATGTCTTCAGGAAAATGCGGCTCTAGGTCAATCTAAGAGACCTAGCCTAGAAGCAGTCTCTCCTGTTTCTACCGAAAATGAAATACATTCTTGCACAATGCTTGAAGGCCTTCTGTTTCCTGCAGAATATTATGTTAGAACAACACGACGTATGTCAAATTGCCAGAGAAAAGTAGCTCTGGAGGCTGTAATTCAAAGTCACTTGGGTGTCAGGAAAAAagagtctaaaaataaaaataagaaagcaagtGAAAATTTACACCTTTCCAATGAGAAAACTGACCAAAGTGAAATTAGGTTGTCTGACACATATACAGGACAACCAAGTTTAAGAAGTCCTCAGAAATTTCTCTCATTAACTGAAGTCAAGTCTGCCACTGGGCCCACTGAAGATAATGATTTCTCTAGGAAGGCAGTTAGCCAGCTAACTGGCagaagacacagaggaaaaagaaagtcaCTCTGCATCTCGGCATTAGATCATCATGAACGACTTTTGCCAATTTCTGACACATTGGACATTAACAGTTCTGGGGAGGAAGTCATCTTGCACAAATATCAGAACAAAACAATGATTATTCATGGTAAGAAGAAAGTTCAAG ggaAGGAAGGTCATCGTCAAAAAGAAGACTTCCTGTCTTCCAGTGATAATGCTTATTTAGCTTTGGACAATGATGCTTTCAATGTTccttttcataaaaagaaaatgctgagtTTAAAGCAACTGTCATCTTCTCTCAATATCACAGACTTTCAGTTACCTGATGAAGACTTTGGGCCTCTTAAGCTTGAAAAACTGAAGTCCTGCTCAGAAAGACTGATGGAACATTTTGAATCAAGTATTTATGAAGAGAGGCATCTTAAGGAGGAAAATTGTGTTACTGTTGCAGAGGAACTGATTTCTAAACAAATAGACACAGAAATAGAAGACTTGGAAGAGGAACTGACTGTTCTACCAGGAAAATCACATCCTAAAATATCAGACCTAAAAAGCCAGCCTACAAATAAAGGCCTCTCTTCATCCATATTACTTTTCACTCCCTTAAATACTGTGGCACCCGATGAAAGTGACAGACCTACTGCAGACATGTGTTCACCTGCTTTCCCTATTTTAGGTACTACTCCAGCTTTCGGCTCCCAAGCATGCTATGAGAAAGTGTCTACAGAGAGTGTTGGACAAACTTGTTCTACACCCCAACTTTCTCTCCTGAAAGACACAGTCAGTCTTGCTGGTGATAGTAAACAATTCGACAGTTCAACCAGCCCACCAAAACTGGATACCAGCCTGCATGTGTTGGGTAGGCAAAGACAACCTGCCTGTAACTGTGACTGTGGCCCCCAAACAACACCTCTACCTGTTGAGTCATTCACTTTCAAAGAAAATCAACTCTGTGGAAATACATGCCAGGAGTTATGTAAACATTCCATTGAACAG AATCCTTCAGGTTCCTGTTCTGTGGATGTGAGTGCCATGTGGTGGGAAAGAGCTGGTCTTAAAGAGCCATGTATTATAACTGCTTGTGAATATGTAGTTTCTCTTTGGAAACCTCTGGATGCTTGGCAATGGAAAAACATTTATACCTGGCACTTCACAGAG gtTCCAGTATTACAAATAGTTCCAGTGCCTGATGTTTGTAATCTTGTGTGTGTAGCTTTGGGAAATTTGGAAATCAGAGAAATCAG GGCATTATTTTGTTGCCCTGATGATGGAAGTGAAAAGCAAGTACTACTGAAATCTGGAAATATAAAAGCTGTGCTTGGCCTAACAAAGAGGAGGCTAGTTAATAGCAGTGGGACCCTTTGTGATCAACAAGTGGAAATCATGACATTTGCAGAAGATGGAGG aaacaaagaaaaacagtttttgatGCCCCCTGAGGAAACTATACTTACTTTTGCTGAGGTCCAAGGGATGCAGGAAGCTCTGCTTGGTACTACTGTCATGAACAACATTGTTATTTG GAATTTAAAAACTGGTCAACTCCTGAAAAAGATGCACATTGATGATTCTTACCAAGCTTCAGTCTGTCACAAAGCCTATTCAGAAATG GGGCTCCTATTTGTTGTTCTGAGTCATCCTTGTGCCAAAGAGAGTGAGTCCTTGGGAAGTCCTGTGTTTCAGCTGATTGTGATTAACCCTAAGACGACCCTGAATGTGGGTGTGATGCTGTACTGTCTTCCTCAGGGGCAGGCTGGAAG GTTCCTGGAAGGTGACGTGAAAGATCATTGTGCAGCAGCAGTCTTGACTTCTGGAGCAATTGCCATTTGGGACTTACTTCTTGGTCATTGCACTGCTCTCCTTCCACCTATCCCTGACCAAAATTGGTCTTTCGTGAAATGGTCAGGTACAGATTCTCATTTGCTGGCTGGACAAAAAGACGGAAATATATTTGTATACCGCTACTCGTAA
- the PALB2 gene encoding partner and localizer of BRCA2 isoform X1 gives MDEPPGKPLSCEEKEKLKEKLAFLKREYSKTLARLQRAQRAEKVKNTIKKTVEEQDCLPQQEISPHLNHLEPKNEVSLCGKLQINTHFDEKTGEKTPITLDVEPGSFNPGYSPEGLLIQRTDDIQEHLPHRASGPEDKKRQSKMPGRSKKLQKRTFISQERECVFDTDSLIFSEKTLQGEICSKNPKAPVTEIRTHLSSPPKSELPDCPGPVTEPDGEGVLIPPTAKPESVDALLRRTNFPKETTIPLLTSSDSSNSQYLEHMSPKGNCELITQGLKNISFASSVNLEAQGKKMTVFTDNPIVNKAISASGQLARSHNLEADNSCSINEVTYNNLSANENQNLKEQNHTETSLQSPSNALDGRNECLQENAALGQSKRPSLEAVSPVSTENEIHSCTMLEGLLFPAEYYVRTTRRMSNCQRKVALEAVIQSHLGVRKKESKNKNKKASENLHLSNEKTDQSEIRLSDTYTGQPSLRSPQKFLSLTEVKSATGPTEDNDFSRKAVSQLTGRRHRGKRKSLCISALDHHERLLPISDTLDINSSGEEVILHKYQNKTMIIHGKKKVQGKEGHRQKEDFLSSSDNAYLALDNDAFNVPFHKKKMLSLKQLSSSLNITDFQLPDEDFGPLKLEKLKSCSERLMEHFESSIYEERHLKEENCVTVAEELISKQIDTEIEDLEEELTVLPGKSHPKISDLKSQPTNKGLSSSILLFTPLNTVAPDESDRPTADMCSPAFPILGTTPAFGSQACYEKVSTESVGQTCSTPQLSLLKDTVSLAGDSKQFDSSTSPPKLDTSLHVLGRQRQPACNCDCGPQTTPLPVESFTFKENQLCGNTCQELCKHSIEQTEIADLPACDSLNPGSLQLVSKLKNPSGSCSVDVSAMWWERAGLKEPCIITACEYVVSLWKPLDAWQWKNIYTWHFTEVPVLQIVPVPDVCNLVCVALGNLEIREIRALFCCPDDGSEKQVLLKSGNIKAVLGLTKRRLVNSSGTLCDQQVEIMTFAEDGGNKEKQFLMPPEETILTFAEVQGMQEALLGTTVMNNIVIWNLKTGQLLKKMHIDDSYQASVCHKAYSEMGLLFVVLSHPCAKESESLGSPVFQLIVINPKTTLNVGVMLYCLPQGQAGRFLEGDVKDHCAAAVLTSGAIAIWDLLLGHCTALLPPIPDQNWSFVKWSGTDSHLLAGQKDGNIFVYRYS, from the exons aacCTAAAAATGAAGTGTCTCTTTGTGGCAAGTTACAAATCAACACCCATTTTGATgaaaaaactggagaaaagaCACCTATCACACTTGATGTTGAGCCTGGGTCCTTTAATCCTGGATATAGCCCAGAAGGATTACTTATACAAAGAACAGATGACATCCAAGAACATCTTCCCCACAGAGCTAGTGGTCCTGAGGATAAGAAAAGGCAGAGTAAGATGCCAGGGAGGAGCAAGAAGCTGCAGAAGAGAACATTTATTTCACAGGAGAGAGAATGTGTCTTTGACACTGATTCACTCATATTCTCTGAAAAAACACTACAGGGAGAAATCTGTAGCAAAAATCCTAAGGCACCAGTAACTGAAATAAGAACTCACCTTTCAAGTCCTCCCAAGTCTGAACTTCCAGATTGTCCAGGACCAGTTACAGAACCTGATGGAGAGGGTGTATTAATTCCACCAACTGCCAAACCAGAAAGTGTTGATGCACTCCTAAGAAGAACTAATTTCCCCAAGGAGACTACGATTCCTTTGCTTACTTCATCAGATAGCAGTAATAGTCAGTACCTTGAACATATGTCTCCTAAAGGTAACTGTGAACTTATTACTCAGGGCTTAAAAAACATTAGCtttgcttcatctgtaaactTAGAGGCACAAGGCAAAAAAATGACTGTATTTACAGACAACCCAATAGTAAATAAAGCTATAAGTGCAAGTGGCCAACTAGCTAGAAGTCATAATTTAGAGGCAGATAATTCATGTTCTATAAATGAAGTCACTTACAATAACTTATcagcaaatgaaaaccaaaacttaaaagaacaaaatcataCAGAGACATCTTTACAATCTCCCAGTAATGCTCTCGATGGTAGAAATGAATGTCTTCAGGAAAATGCGGCTCTAGGTCAATCTAAGAGACCTAGCCTAGAAGCAGTCTCTCCTGTTTCTACCGAAAATGAAATACATTCTTGCACAATGCTTGAAGGCCTTCTGTTTCCTGCAGAATATTATGTTAGAACAACACGACGTATGTCAAATTGCCAGAGAAAAGTAGCTCTGGAGGCTGTAATTCAAAGTCACTTGGGTGTCAGGAAAAAagagtctaaaaataaaaataagaaagcaagtGAAAATTTACACCTTTCCAATGAGAAAACTGACCAAAGTGAAATTAGGTTGTCTGACACATATACAGGACAACCAAGTTTAAGAAGTCCTCAGAAATTTCTCTCATTAACTGAAGTCAAGTCTGCCACTGGGCCCACTGAAGATAATGATTTCTCTAGGAAGGCAGTTAGCCAGCTAACTGGCagaagacacagaggaaaaagaaagtcaCTCTGCATCTCGGCATTAGATCATCATGAACGACTTTTGCCAATTTCTGACACATTGGACATTAACAGTTCTGGGGAGGAAGTCATCTTGCACAAATATCAGAACAAAACAATGATTATTCATGGTAAGAAGAAAGTTCAAG ggaAGGAAGGTCATCGTCAAAAAGAAGACTTCCTGTCTTCCAGTGATAATGCTTATTTAGCTTTGGACAATGATGCTTTCAATGTTccttttcataaaaagaaaatgctgagtTTAAAGCAACTGTCATCTTCTCTCAATATCACAGACTTTCAGTTACCTGATGAAGACTTTGGGCCTCTTAAGCTTGAAAAACTGAAGTCCTGCTCAGAAAGACTGATGGAACATTTTGAATCAAGTATTTATGAAGAGAGGCATCTTAAGGAGGAAAATTGTGTTACTGTTGCAGAGGAACTGATTTCTAAACAAATAGACACAGAAATAGAAGACTTGGAAGAGGAACTGACTGTTCTACCAGGAAAATCACATCCTAAAATATCAGACCTAAAAAGCCAGCCTACAAATAAAGGCCTCTCTTCATCCATATTACTTTTCACTCCCTTAAATACTGTGGCACCCGATGAAAGTGACAGACCTACTGCAGACATGTGTTCACCTGCTTTCCCTATTTTAGGTACTACTCCAGCTTTCGGCTCCCAAGCATGCTATGAGAAAGTGTCTACAGAGAGTGTTGGACAAACTTGTTCTACACCCCAACTTTCTCTCCTGAAAGACACAGTCAGTCTTGCTGGTGATAGTAAACAATTCGACAGTTCAACCAGCCCACCAAAACTGGATACCAGCCTGCATGTGTTGGGTAGGCAAAGACAACCTGCCTGTAACTGTGACTGTGGCCCCCAAACAACACCTCTACCTGTTGAGTCATTCACTTTCAAAGAAAATCAACTCTGTGGAAATACATGCCAGGAGTTATGTAAACATTCCATTGAACAG ACTGAAATAGCAGATCTTCCTGCTTGTGATAGCTTAAACCCAGGCAGCCTACAATTGGTTTCAAAGTTAAAG AATCCTTCAGGTTCCTGTTCTGTGGATGTGAGTGCCATGTGGTGGGAAAGAGCTGGTCTTAAAGAGCCATGTATTATAACTGCTTGTGAATATGTAGTTTCTCTTTGGAAACCTCTGGATGCTTGGCAATGGAAAAACATTTATACCTGGCACTTCACAGAG gtTCCAGTATTACAAATAGTTCCAGTGCCTGATGTTTGTAATCTTGTGTGTGTAGCTTTGGGAAATTTGGAAATCAGAGAAATCAG GGCATTATTTTGTTGCCCTGATGATGGAAGTGAAAAGCAAGTACTACTGAAATCTGGAAATATAAAAGCTGTGCTTGGCCTAACAAAGAGGAGGCTAGTTAATAGCAGTGGGACCCTTTGTGATCAACAAGTGGAAATCATGACATTTGCAGAAGATGGAGG aaacaaagaaaaacagtttttgatGCCCCCTGAGGAAACTATACTTACTTTTGCTGAGGTCCAAGGGATGCAGGAAGCTCTGCTTGGTACTACTGTCATGAACAACATTGTTATTTG GAATTTAAAAACTGGTCAACTCCTGAAAAAGATGCACATTGATGATTCTTACCAAGCTTCAGTCTGTCACAAAGCCTATTCAGAAATG GGGCTCCTATTTGTTGTTCTGAGTCATCCTTGTGCCAAAGAGAGTGAGTCCTTGGGAAGTCCTGTGTTTCAGCTGATTGTGATTAACCCTAAGACGACCCTGAATGTGGGTGTGATGCTGTACTGTCTTCCTCAGGGGCAGGCTGGAAG GTTCCTGGAAGGTGACGTGAAAGATCATTGTGCAGCAGCAGTCTTGACTTCTGGAGCAATTGCCATTTGGGACTTACTTCTTGGTCATTGCACTGCTCTCCTTCCACCTATCCCTGACCAAAATTGGTCTTTCGTGAAATGGTCAGGTACAGATTCTCATTTGCTGGCTGGACAAAAAGACGGAAATATATTTGTATACCGCTACTCGTAA
- the PALB2 gene encoding partner and localizer of BRCA2 isoform X5, whose product MDEPPGKPLSCEEKEKTEIADLPACDSLNPGSLQLVSKLKNPSGSCSVDVSAMWWERAGLKEPCIITACEYVVSLWKPLDAWQWKNIYTWHFTEVPVLQIVPVPDVCNLVCVALGNLEIREIRALFCCPDDGSEKQVLLKSGNIKAVLGLTKRRLVNSSGTLCDQQVEIMTFAEDGGNKEKQFLMPPEETILTFAEVQGMQEALLGTTVMNNIVIWNLKTGQLLKKMHIDDSYQASVCHKAYSEMGLLFVVLSHPCAKESESLGSPVFQLIVINPKTTLNVGVMLYCLPQGQAGRFLEGDVKDHCAAAVLTSGAIAIWDLLLGHCTALLPPIPDQNWSFVKWSGTDSHLLAGQKDGNIFVYRYS is encoded by the exons ACTGAAATAGCAGATCTTCCTGCTTGTGATAGCTTAAACCCAGGCAGCCTACAATTGGTTTCAAAGTTAAAG AATCCTTCAGGTTCCTGTTCTGTGGATGTGAGTGCCATGTGGTGGGAAAGAGCTGGTCTTAAAGAGCCATGTATTATAACTGCTTGTGAATATGTAGTTTCTCTTTGGAAACCTCTGGATGCTTGGCAATGGAAAAACATTTATACCTGGCACTTCACAGAG gtTCCAGTATTACAAATAGTTCCAGTGCCTGATGTTTGTAATCTTGTGTGTGTAGCTTTGGGAAATTTGGAAATCAGAGAAATCAG GGCATTATTTTGTTGCCCTGATGATGGAAGTGAAAAGCAAGTACTACTGAAATCTGGAAATATAAAAGCTGTGCTTGGCCTAACAAAGAGGAGGCTAGTTAATAGCAGTGGGACCCTTTGTGATCAACAAGTGGAAATCATGACATTTGCAGAAGATGGAGG aaacaaagaaaaacagtttttgatGCCCCCTGAGGAAACTATACTTACTTTTGCTGAGGTCCAAGGGATGCAGGAAGCTCTGCTTGGTACTACTGTCATGAACAACATTGTTATTTG GAATTTAAAAACTGGTCAACTCCTGAAAAAGATGCACATTGATGATTCTTACCAAGCTTCAGTCTGTCACAAAGCCTATTCAGAAATG GGGCTCCTATTTGTTGTTCTGAGTCATCCTTGTGCCAAAGAGAGTGAGTCCTTGGGAAGTCCTGTGTTTCAGCTGATTGTGATTAACCCTAAGACGACCCTGAATGTGGGTGTGATGCTGTACTGTCTTCCTCAGGGGCAGGCTGGAAG GTTCCTGGAAGGTGACGTGAAAGATCATTGTGCAGCAGCAGTCTTGACTTCTGGAGCAATTGCCATTTGGGACTTACTTCTTGGTCATTGCACTGCTCTCCTTCCACCTATCCCTGACCAAAATTGGTCTTTCGTGAAATGGTCAGGTACAGATTCTCATTTGCTGGCTGGACAAAAAGACGGAAATATATTTGTATACCGCTACTCGTAA